The window GTTCTTACAATCCTGTGTCGGTtacatttcttttgagccgagggtctattagaaacaacctctctatctcgcaaaggtaggggtaaggtctgcgtacatcctccCCTCCCCAAActtcacttgtgggattacactggatatgttgttgttgttattgttgtatacTACTTATGTGATAACGAATAAGTAATTTGTTTCTCCTGTAACTAAAAGCTTTGGTAATGTGTTATATGAGTTGTATTTGAGGAGTATTTTTGCGACATTTCCTATATACACTGTTAATTTGCAGcattattgttaatgtatgtGAACTCCGTTCATGTTAATTTTAATGAATTCAATTTTATCATATATTCAATCTACTTTGGTATGTGGTTTTGTTGATTCTTGTCCAGACTTTTAAGGAACTTTTGCTGTCAAAAGTGTTTACTGACTTTCCATAAGTTATCTGTTTGGTCTTCACATCTTCAGTTATATGCCAGAATCTGTAAAGTAGATAATGATTCTTAGCATAAGTTCTCTTTTTCATCCTATGGAATGTAGACTTGATCAACTTATGCTTTTGGAACAAATCTCTCGTGCTAAAGACATGGAATTGGAGCCAATAGACCTTGAATAGCCTGTAAGAAAGGATTTATGTTAATGCTTAGCCTAGACCTAAGGGAAAGACCTATGATTCTATGAAATGTCTTCACTAAAGGGAAGTCGTATATGCTTATTAGTTGTAGCAATGTGCATGGTCAATCACAATCTCAAAACTTGTTTTTTTACAATCATTACCACTTCAGTGttggaacctttttttttttttttttttttttttataattctgAGCTGCATTTAAGTCTTTGTTATTCCTGCATTCTTCTTTAATGGTTCCTCGTAGTATTTGGGAATGTCAATTTCATATCTGCCTCGCAAAACAAATAAAGCTCTGTCCAATCAGACACCTTTCAACCTTAGATACACTTCAGAAGAATTCCCGCTTTTATTACAATTTTCCGTCTTTATTGCTCAGTGGCACTTAGAAGCAACACTGTCATCCTTTAATTTTGGGAGTCGGAGATGTTCTTAGCTGGGGACTCCGTTGACGTAATATTGTAGATTATGGAATCAGCTTTGATCAGTAAATTTAGAGAACAAAGGTTGAGATTTCCAGAAAAACAAATCCTGACCTAGTTTTGACTTCTGATCAAAATTCATGTGCATCATCTGAACGAGACCTTACAACAATTATATTTTTACTCGATTGGGCTTACATTTTGTCATAACCACCATTTTCCTTTGTGAAATGTGCAGGTATGTATCCGGCTATAAGAACCGGTTCCAGAATTTTATAAGATATCTCCGTGAAATGGGGGACGAGGTATAATCGTTGCTGACAAGAGTGTTGTTGATTACTGATAGCTGTTGTTGTTCTTTTGATCTTCTTAACTTACTGCTATGCCATGTGTCGAGCAACAAAATTGATATGTTTGAGCTGATAACATCAATTTTACAATCTTGACCTCTACTAGTTCTGTTCCCCTGAACTAATTTCAAGCAATTTTGATATGCTTTGTCTGCACATGCCTAGAAACAGTTATTCTAACAGTCTTTCATAGGGACTAACCGTAATAAATGCTTCTTAGCCATATAGACTACACGGGCTAAGAATTGAAGATTTACACCTGATGTTTGGCCATTTATAATCCTCTGTTAATTTTGTCGTACAGGTTATGGTTGTGACAACGCATGAAGGAGTACCTGAAGAGTTTTATGGAGCAAAGTTGATTGGATCACGAAGGTTGCAGATTATACTTCCTTTCATATATTCCTTTTTCACGTTTACTCTATAAATTCACTCAATTCTGTCTGTCGCAAACTTAGCAAAATCAGTGATGTTTAAGGGTGCATGACGATGAAATATTCTCCATGTATGGTAATTGGCTAGTTCTTTAAGAAAAATTTGCTTACTTTATTTGCAGTTTTCCCTTGCCGTGGTACCAAAAGGTGCCGCTGTCACTCGCTCTCAGCCCAAGAATAATTTCAGAAGTAGCACGATTCAAACCTGACATCATACATGCATCATCTCCTGGTATAATGGTGAGTTGCTCTTTCCTCCTGCTTTCAGTGGTGCAGTGATGTTTGTCTTGTTGCTTCAAGGAGCTTAAGGTGGTTCTAATTTTTTTTCCTATTGTTAGGTATTTGGTGCTCTTATCATTGCAAAACTGTTATGTGTGCCGATAGTGATGTCTTATCACACGCATGTGCCTGTGTAAGTCACACTTCTGAATATCTTGTCTCCAGATGGGAATTTGATAGCTTCTGTAAATTACGTGATTCAAGAAGCAAAGGCTTTTCCTCTGTTGATCTTCCTGATGAGTAACATGAAGGGTTTTCTGAGGCTTCTTCAAGCACTTTATATTAATTAAGGGCTCTTCGCTGATCCTGGTTCTTGTTTTGCAGGTACATACCTAGATATACCTTTAGTTGGTTGGTGCAACCTATGTGGATGGTTATAAGTATGTTAGCAGAGCATTCTCTTCTGCAGTAGCTATTCTCTCTCAGGTCTCCAGCTCTGTATACTAATTAAGACATACTGCTGCTTATCAGAGTTTCTACATAGAGCTGCTGATCTTACACTGGTGCCATCTGCTGCTATTGCGAAGGATCTGAAAGCTTATCGGGTAACAGCAGGTAAAAGACCGAAATGCACTTTACTAATTAGGAAAGGCAAAAACAGTATTGTCTTCTCTGTTCTGTCAAAGCAGTTTTTGTTGGTCTTAGATGCGTACTCCCACTAGGCTTCTTTTAGCTGCTAATGCTCTGCTCAAAGTTGCTGACTGTTCCTCTCTTTTGCTTATTTGTCAGCTAACAAAATACGGCTGTGGAATAAGGGTGTTGATTCTGAGAGCTTTCACCCCCGGTATCGATCTCATGAAATGCGACTAAGACTGAGGTTGGAGCTTCCTGCCGAAGAATCCATCCACTTTGTAAACAACCTTAATGCTTATTGATAATTCTTTTTCCTTTCTCCTTTTGCTCTTCATGATCAGCAACGGGGAACCTGATAAACCATTGATAGTCCATGTTGGACGACTTGGAGTCGAGAAGAATTTGGATTTCCTCAAAAGGTATTGCCTCTCTTTGTTAATGAGAAAGAATAAGACTTTGCACTTTTGGCTAATGTGTGGCCAGGTAAATGATCCTCAAATTAAGGGCAAAAGTTGTATCAATGAAACTGAGTGGTTATGAAGTTGAATGAAGGTTCTGGTAACTTGCACTTGACATTTCAACATGACTTTGGAACAGGTTAATGGATAGACTTCCAGAAGCTCGCATAGCTTTTATTGGAGATGGGCCATATAGGTGAGTTGCAGTAGCAATTTTACCTTTTGACTTTCAGAATTTTAACAGGACCATTTACCAGCATGTCACtgtaaaagattttttttatctAGTGTCATGCATAATAAGCTGTcgattgtcttttttttttcttctgataATAATAGGCTGTCAAGTCTATGAAGAAGATTACCGGTGAGGATCTTGTGTGAAAAGAGTCATGACTAGACACTAGTTATATTTCACTGTTCTTGATCTGTATTGCTAGAAATTTTGCTTAGCTTCTGTGGTGAATAAGAGACAAAAATCAGGAAAACACTATGCTACCTGATAATCCCACTGAACATTTATCGACTTTTACTTTAGTAGGTAAGGTCTTACTATAGCAGAATCCTGAATTTAAAACAATAGCAACATTTATATCCCAATTGTCATGTAGGAGTTGCTGAATTATTGGTAGAGTTCATCAGTTAAGCATTATCATTTCTTAGTTAAACATTACCATTCATTTGTTACCATGTTGGAACTCGAGGTCTCTTAAggtcaaatcacattaactctcCTTTGTCTAGATTAAATTTTCTACCTCTTTGGCAAGAACTATTGGATTTGAAACCCTATGTCCCAATCTTGGGGCACAAATCCAAtagttttttcttctttttgtcatttcaaaaaaaaatattggatttGAACCCCAATATTGGGACATGGGTCATTTGGATATAATGGGCTGTGTGATAAATCATATAATACGAGTGATCAGTGACCACTTGTTCTTCTGTGAATGAATGGCCTCTCCATTTATTTTCAAGCTTGCTTTTCAAACCGGCCTATCACTCTCCTCTATGAAAAGGTTCTTCCATAATCACTCTCAACAAGACATCCATTCCCCTTTCAAATGAACAGAGAATAAGACTTTTCTCTTCGTCACTGAAATCTGCCATTCACACAAAAGGGAACAAGGAATTCTCAACGAAAAGTGCTCACTGACTTGGATACGGAAATCATGGAAGTAAAAGTGTCTGAAAATCTTATAAGTAAAAATGTGTGTTGGAAGTTAAATTGTCTTCAAATGCATTGTCTGCAGCCCATCTCGAATGGACATCATTGGTGTGTGAGAATACTCTACTGTCAAATGTATTGATCGATTGAGAATGTGGACATCGGAATGCGTTGCTATTTTATAAGAATATATACCCCCTCTTTGCCTACATCAAAAAGAGGTGTAATATAGTGTTCCTATAAAAGATTGAACTCCAAATTATTCATTTCATCACTTGTTGTAGGGAGGAGTTGGAGAAAATGTTCTCTGGCATGCCTGTAGTGTTCACAGGTATGTTACTAGGGGAGGAGCTTTCTCAGGCATATGCCAGTGGAGATATTTTCGTTATGCCGTCAGAGTCTGAGACACTTGGATTCGTCGTTTTGGAGGCCATGTCATCAGGACTTCCTGTTTTGGCTGCCCGTGCTGGAGGAATTCCAGATATAATTCCTGATGATCAGCAGGGAAAAACTGGATATCTGTTTAATCCTGGGGATCTTGACGACTGCTTGAGCAAACTGGAGCCACTATTGCACGATGCTGAATTGAGAGAAACTATTGGCCGGGCTGCACGTGCAGAAATGGAGAAGTATGATTGGAAGGCTGCCACAAGAAAAATTCGTAATGAGCAGTATAATGCAGCCATTTGGTTCTGGAGGAAGAAGAGAGCACAGTTGGCGAGACCATTTCAATGGTTGTTCAAGCGTAGGCTCCAGGCATCAGAAGTACTGTAGGTGATGTATTTCTCagatttatttgtaatagtataGTTTTTATGCTTAGGAAGGTGCTTAATTCTCTCATTGCTTACATGATGTAAAATATTGGCCAGCAAATATAGTCTCCTGCTGCAGTTGTCATGTCTTTGCAAATATTGACCTGAAAAGCCCTTGCATGCGTcatataaatgataaagaaactATTGTATGCTACTATTATCTTCTTCTAAACTCAAAAGTCCAGCTTGATGTGAAAGAAGTTCGATAATAGAACTAATGGGAGCTTAACGACACCAGAGTCTCAGACGTAAACTCACTTACAAGACGAATTGTGACAATAGTCTGACACCAGTTATGTAAAGTTTTGCGTACGCCAGTGGTAATCTTTGAGATGTTACGAATCTCTATCCAAGTTATCTACAGTATGGATATGGCACTGTACAGAAGACAAGCTTTCTCCATGGATGTTAAATGGACAAGGGCGAAAAGATCAAAAGACAGAAATTTGAAAAGGACTTTCGTTTGCTATAATCACGTGTAAAATAAATGGAGATGTTAGAAATGGAGAGATGAAGTAACTCATAGCATCCAGTGACTGAAGTCAGGCAAAAACTCAGATACAAATTCAGATTAGTCGAGTGAGCGGATTGCAAAAAAACTGGGTGGTTTAAGCCCCGGGAAAAAAACTCATGATCGAGAAACAGTCAAGCTGTGTGAACTATATTGGGAGCGAAAACAAGAGAATAAGAGATAAAAGAAACAATCCATTTCTCAAACGACTGTGAACAACGACAACAAAAAGTGTATACAACACAAATATAATTATTGAAGTTTGCTTGAGCAAAGTTTCCCCACTACTTTTCACTCAACAAAATGAATACAACAAAAGCCCCACTACTCTTCTTTCGCAAATTGGATGGTGCAGCTTTTTTTGCACTCTAACTGATTTTCACCATTATTTTAGCATTTTGGTAGATCCTTTGGAGGTGGCAAAAGTGACTCATTAGGACCCTTTCCATTGTCTACAAGGAAAGCCATTTTCAATCCCCATGTTGTGTGTATCTCTAGATGGCAATGCATAAACCAAACTCCTGCAACGtcatgcacaaaataaataaaattatcaATAATTACATTATAAGTGACCTGCTTGTAGAAATAACTTTTTCACTGTCAGTGCGTAGAAGTTAATCTCAAGAAGAGGACGTACCTGGATTGTCTGCACGGAATCTTATGGCGACCCATCCTCCAGAAGGCACACCAATTGTATTCCTTTCAACAGGATCAACAAGATTAAAATTCTTAGGGTCCGTTTTGGAATTGAAATTCCCTACTCCTTTACCAACTACAAAGAAATTGAAGCCATGCAAATGGATTGGATGGTTCTCAGGGGCTATAATTCCAGTATCCTGCATAACTAATTGAACTGTTGCATTATAAGGCAACCGATAAACTCTGGTACCGTTTGTCGTAGCCAAGTTTGCAGGTGGTACTGTACCCGTATAGTTGAAAACGAACGGCGGATTCGCTGGAAAATCCGTTGTGAATACGCCTTTTATGCCAAAGAAATGCGCTTGTAAAAGTGCGGTAGTTGGCATTACAAATGTAACATTATTTATACTAGCGACAACTCGGCTTCCATTAGCCGGTTTACAGGACGGACACGGATTGACTCCGAGTCCGACCGTGAAAAACAACGAATGATCTACATTTTTTGGAACTTTAGCAGGGTATTTTTTCGAATTGAGGCTTCTAAGAGAATCGAGAAAATTGTTGGCTATTGAAGTGGCATTTTTGGGTGGGGCCCAAGTGAGGGTCATGGGGGCACTTCCTAGTGCCCCCGAATAGTGCAACGTGGCAGTGGCTGTCACGTTGTCGACCGCGATAGGGGCGTCCATGAAGGGAGAAACAGCAACCATGTATTTTCCGAAACTTTTATCAGCTTTGACTATAACATTTGTGGTTTGGCCTGGGGATACTACAATTGTGTCGGTTTTGAAGGGTTTAACGTAAGTGGCGTCGACTTCAACTACTGTCAGTTTGTGGCCAGCAATTTTAAAGAAGAGTTCTTCATTAAGTCCAGCGTTGATCACTCGTAACATGTATGTTTTTCCAGGAGCAACACTTAATGTGTATCCACCTGCATAATATATGGTCCAAAAATCAAATTTGTAGTACTATCATGTAGCACAAGCTATCTAGACAAAATAATACTCCCCCTATCACATTGTATATGACATTCTTTTTTTAAGTCTAGAAAAATGACACTTTTCTATATTTGAAGACTCTTTAAAGTTAAACTTCTCATTTTGCCTAAATAACATGCTGATATCCGCAAGAAATGCATGATATATTTAAGATGACAAGTTCTAATTATAATTATACTTTAGTATGTGACAAAAGTCTTTATTTCCAGCTTCAATTTTGTGTCTCGTCAAACACTGCCATATAAATTAAAGGAAAGACCTATAAGTATTACCTTGGGTCGGACAATTGGAAACAGGTCCTGGATGACCATTGATTGTGTGAGCGTCGGAGACATTAGGGGCTAATCCTGAACTTAGAGCTTCGTTGATCACAGCTTCAGTGTCAGATTTCCACCATTCACCTGCATTACATCATTAAAATTTTCAATTATCCCTTGGCTGAACTTACTTCATTATCTAATTTTTCAACGAAGAGAACGTTGTGGATATCAAATATTGACTATCAAATTATTGATAAGTGAAATAGTATATATGTTCACCTAAAACAACCACAGCTTCATGGTTGGGTTTGGGAAATGGATATGGCACACCACGTTTAGGCAGGACGACAATAGCACCATGGACAGTAGCCCTTAGCCACAAAATATGAGCATGCCAAAAGAGTGTACCCCTTTGGCCGGTAATTGTGAAATTGTACATGTAGCTTTGGCCTGGTTGAATCGGACACTGTGTGATATATGCTGGACCATCTGCCCAACCACTTCTAAGTTGTCTGATACCATGCCTGTAATTAAGTCAAAGGGCATCCAGGATTTGTGAATACCTTGAAAATCTTGATTTTTAAGGTAGCTAATGAATGAAGGTACGTAGTTCGTTGCATCATGCATGGTAAAAAATCTATAATTATTTAACTTACCAATGGATAGAGACATTATATTTGACATGGTTAACAACTCTGATAAGCACTCTATCATCTTCTCTAGCATAGATTGTGGGTCCTGGGAACTTTCCATTAACGGTGACAATGGGCTTGCTCGAACATAGGCGACTCATGTTCCTCGTTACCACCTGGAACACCAACCAGATCCTAATTAAGGAAACGGAGAAAAACAATATACTATAGGATTTAATTTAGATATATTCAAATTGTTCGCGACCACTATATTAAAAATGTTGTAACAAGCtacttttgttattttttcaaGTTATTAATCTCCTTACTATGAATGGTTTATATAAGTTAAATTGAAAAATATAACTTGTTCATTTTTATAGGAAAGTGGCTCATTTGCTTCACTTTCGGATGCCTTAAAAGTAATGATTTCTGCATGTCTTGGCTTCCACCAATTTGTTTTATTATAACAATGTcgtattttaatatttttttcccCCTCTCATTCTAACTACGTTGCTTATTGGAATTTACTCTTACCTTATTTGCATGGGCTTGTCGTTTAAGACATCTACTTAACCTTTCGAACTTTTCTAAATTAATACTCCTTCtgttctaatttatgtgacatttttcacttttcgagagtcaattttactaaattttgaagctaaattgatTTAGactaactcaatattttaacattaaatttatatatttgaaaattacatgaaaagtactataagttgtaacgtttctcatatcaatttgatgaagaaatacatcttaaaatgttagtcaaagttcatgcagtttgaatctctGATAGTGAAAAGTGCAACATAAATTAGAACAGAGGGAGTACTTACTGCAACGTTTTCTGACAGTTCAATCCTTAATTGTGGATGGAAATGCAGAAAAACTTTAGAAGTATTATCTTCTCTTCTTTTCCCCAAGAACCGGAATAAAAAGAGGAAGACAAAACTTCCTAATTAGAAGAAGAATTTAATGATTTCTTTATGGTATCGATACGTTATTAATTAAGTTGGTTGTCTCTTGAAGCTATAATAACATGACTAAAAATGTTCATTGTTCTTTTATAGCACAAGGGTGCTTCTTagctttaaaatatatatataagagaaaaACGAAATAGTAGTTATTAGCACTACTTACATTGAACTTGTAATGGCGAGTAATGCCCAAAGCTGGATATAGGCAAGCCAAGAGGGTGAAAATTCGAAGCCAAGTCTCCATTTTGCCTTTTGATAGTTCTATTATGTGTTTTAGAATTGCTGCATTCTGAATTTGTGACCTGCCAACGCAAAGTATATATAGGTGAAAATGCCCTTTGATTTAATTTGCTGGTCTGTCATTTTTCTTTAGTTAGGTAATGATGGATATTGGTGATTCCTCTCCTTCTACTTCATCAGCAACAATGAAACTTCTCTTAGCCAATTTCTTGCATGTTACATAAAGTTTATTAAGTGGACCCCATGTTAAGCTGTTGAGAGACTGTATTTTCTTGTG is drawn from Lycium barbarum isolate Lr01 chromosome 8, ASM1917538v2, whole genome shotgun sequence and contains these coding sequences:
- the LOC132607009 gene encoding sulfoquinovosyl transferase SQD2-like; the encoded protein is MTASSLFINPSIISSSSSSSTTSFVSVATSFHEFSYFCTSRTNPISLICTQVNFLQQERPTISGKFKKRPLIAATKMGDKEYREEEEEGPSLLVESEVTSKPRRIAIFVEPSPFSYVSGYKNRFQNFIRYLREMGDEVMVVTTHEGVPEEFYGAKLIGSRSFPLPWYQKVPLSLALSPRIISEVARFKPDIIHASSPGIMVFGALIIAKLLCVPIVMSYHTHVPVYIPRYTFSWLVQPMWMVIKFLHRAADLTLVPSAAIAKDLKAYRVTAANKIRLWNKGVDSESFHPRYRSHEMRLRLSNGEPDKPLIVHVGRLGVEKNLDFLKRLMDRLPEARIAFIGDGPYREELEKMFSGMPVVFTGMLLGEELSQAYASGDIFVMPSESETLGFVVLEAMSSGLPVLAARAGGIPDIIPDDQQGKTGYLFNPGDLDDCLSKLEPLLHDAELRETIGRAARAEMEKYDWKAATRKIRNEQYNAAIWFWRKKRAQLARPFQWLFKRRLQASEVL
- the LOC132607008 gene encoding laccase-4-like → METWLRIFTLLACLYPALGITRHYKFNVVTRNMSRLCSSKPIVTVNGKFPGPTIYAREDDRVLIRVVNHVKYNVSIHWHGIRQLRSGWADGPAYITQCPIQPGQSYMYNFTITGQRGTLFWHAHILWLRATVHGAIVVLPKRGVPYPFPKPNHEAVVVLGEWWKSDTEAVINEALSSGLAPNVSDAHTINGHPGPVSNCPTQGGYTLSVAPGKTYMLRVINAGLNEELFFKIAGHKLTVVEVDATYVKPFKTDTIVVSPGQTTNVIVKADKSFGKYMVAVSPFMDAPIAVDNVTATATLHYSGALGSAPMTLTWAPPKNATSIANNFLDSLRSLNSKKYPAKVPKNVDHSLFFTVGLGVNPCPSCKPANGSRVVASINNVTFVMPTTALLQAHFFGIKGVFTTDFPANPPFVFNYTGTVPPANLATTNGTRVYRLPYNATVQLVMQDTGIIAPENHPIHLHGFNFFVVGKGVGNFNSKTDPKNFNLVDPVERNTIGVPSGGWVAIRFRADNPGVWFMHCHLEIHTTWGLKMAFLVDNGKGPNESLLPPPKDLPKC